In the Limanda limanda chromosome 1, fLimLim1.1, whole genome shotgun sequence genome, one interval contains:
- the chpt1 gene encoding cholinephosphotransferase 1, which yields MSRSPPPFTDTIEPRGPSPLTRVCCGARRGGSSEADEAHEAAAMPHPLWPEPLSAAQLKRLEEHQYSAAGRSLVEPPCQVYWNWLVEQTPTWVAPNTLTIVGLMVNIVSTVVLVYYCPTATEEAPCWAFLLSALGLFIYQSLDAIDGKQARRTNSSSPLGELFDHGCDAVSTVFVAIGTCISCGIGRFPDWMFFCGFIGMFMFFCAHWQTYVSGTLRFGLVDVTEVQFSIMIMYVMSAFGGVGLWQTTLPIIGVQLYVFPIVGIIGGALYSCYNYFYVILNGGVGKNGSTVADTSVLSPGLHIGLILTVAFMIFKMSSSRLFENHPCLYLLAFGMVIAKISNKLVVAHMTKSELHLADSAFIGPGLLFLNQYFNSFIDEYSVLWIATILSLLDLVRYCTGVCIQIASHLRIQVFSITPPGQKHRD from the exons ATGAGCCGCAGTCCGCCGCCGTTCACAGACACTATCGAGCCCCGTGGTCCGAGTCCCTTAACCCGGGTGTGTTGCGGAGCTCGTCGCGGTGGGTCTAGCGAGGCTGACGAGGCACACGAAGCCGCCGCCATGCCTCACCCCCTGTGGCCGGAGCCGCTGTCCGCAGCCCAGCTCAAGCGGCTGGAGGAGCACCAGTACAGCGCGGCCGGCCGCTCGCTGGTCGAGCCCCCGTGTCAGGTCTACTGGAACTGGCTCGTGGAGCAGACGCCCACCTGGGTCGCCCCCAACACGCTGACCATCGTGGGCCTGATGGTCAACATCGTGTCCACCGTGGTGCTCGTGTATTATTGTCCCACGGCCACGGAGGAG gctCCGTGCTGGGCCTTCCTACTGAGCGCTCTGGGCCTCTTCATCTACCAGTCTCTGGACGCCATCGACGGGAAACAGGCCCGGaggacaaacagcagctcacCGCTCGGGGAGCTCTTTGACCACGGCTGCGATGCCGTCTCCACAG tgtttGTTGCTATCGGAACATGCATCTCGTGTGGTATCGGTAGATTCCCAGACTGGATGTTCTTCTGCGGCTTCATTGGGATGTTCATGTTCTTCTGCGCCCACTGGCAGACCTACGTGTCCGGGACGCTCCGCTTCGGCCT GGTGGACGTCACAGAGGTGCAGTTCTCCATCATGATCATGTACGTGATGTCGGCTTTCGGAGGCGTGGGCCTTTGGCAAACTACG CTGCCGATCATCGGGGTGCAGCTGTACGTCTTCCCCATCGTGGGCATCATCGGAGGGGCCCTCTACTCCTGCTACAACTACTTCTATGTCATTTTGAACGGGGGTGTTGGCAAGAACGGCTCCACTGTGGCT GACACCAGCGTGCTGAGTCCTGGTTTGCACATCGGCCTCATCCTCACCGTGGCCTTCATGATTTTCAAGATGTCTTCCAGCCGCCTGTTCGAGAACCACCCCTGTCTCTACCTGCTAGCCTTCGGCATGGTCATCGCCAAGATCTCCAACAAACTGGTG GTCGCTCACATGACTAAGAGTGAGTTGCACCTGGCAGACTCGGCCTTCATCGGCCcgggcctcctcttcctcaaccaATACTTCAACAGCTTTATAGACGAGTACAGCGTCCTCTGGATCGCCACG ATCCTCTCTCTTCTGGATCTCGTGCGCTACTGCACAGGCGTGTGCATCCAGATCGCCTCCCACCTGCGCATCCAAGTGTTCAGCATCACGCCGCCGGGCCAGAAGCACCGCGACTGA